A single region of the Vibrio cyclitrophicus genome encodes:
- a CDS encoding methyl-accepting chemotaxis protein, whose translation MKGSVIKRMYAGFALIIIMFAVTITIMMNSMNQIHSNFESVSETSLPLVALSNQTSVQLLSADKSFKDFLTTQNAERMSAMRTEFSASQNSFSEVLSNLEAASQNDATLIERIAQLRAMEERYFTEADEAMNNYVAMFEAQEQVQKASRDFQRLHSELTVGMKEYVADQKSISVKVMAKSYFIKLQDAEVITSDALASSDVAFVQKAVNQNKKAVTHLNYAYRGLATQLPALKNVFDESVQKFTKDVGQKGGVLDKHNNYLQAKQALYVNIANLAVEVDQAMAVLDSFNVTAEQQLNASLADASSIYDKGLFNAIAIGIVVTVFAAAIGYHIAHSVREPLTRILGTLEGLTEGDMTQRIDIRYDNEFSRVSRHINTLADNLRNILVKLNDASDDLTKTASVNQKTSSETQAQLNSQREQTATVATAMTEMSHSVQEVANSAQSSLTMVQQVESASESGRQIMNTNISTINQLEVRLTESVGAVGELQQMSSQIGSILDVIRGIAEQTNLLALNAAIEAARAGEQGRGFAVVADEVRVLAQKTTQSTSEIETMISNLQSSSKTASNVIESCMSDMDMSVQQASSANSAMEEIQALILEISHMSTHISQAAAEQSETSGDIARNIEDINHIADKSYQAMSSIAEASQNLTILANQQGDLVHQFKL comes from the coding sequence ATGAAGGGATCTGTGATCAAGCGTATGTACGCTGGTTTTGCACTGATCATCATCATGTTCGCAGTCACGATAACCATCATGATGAACAGCATGAACCAGATACACAGCAATTTTGAGAGTGTCTCAGAAACCTCATTACCACTTGTTGCGCTTTCAAATCAAACAAGTGTTCAATTGCTTTCTGCTGATAAGTCATTCAAAGATTTTTTAACCACACAAAATGCTGAACGCATGTCTGCAATGCGCACAGAATTTTCTGCATCACAAAACTCTTTTTCAGAAGTTCTAAGTAACTTAGAAGCGGCAAGCCAAAACGACGCAACACTCATCGAACGCATCGCACAATTGCGAGCGATGGAAGAACGCTACTTTACTGAAGCAGATGAAGCGATGAACAACTACGTTGCGATGTTTGAAGCACAAGAACAAGTACAAAAAGCATCACGTGACTTCCAACGCCTACATTCAGAATTAACGGTTGGTATGAAAGAGTACGTTGCTGACCAAAAAAGTATCTCTGTGAAAGTAATGGCGAAGAGCTACTTCATCAAACTGCAAGACGCAGAGGTAATCACTTCAGATGCACTAGCAAGCTCTGATGTTGCCTTCGTACAGAAAGCCGTTAACCAAAACAAGAAGGCCGTGACTCACCTAAACTACGCATACCGTGGCTTGGCGACACAGCTGCCTGCTCTTAAAAACGTCTTCGATGAATCGGTTCAAAAATTCACCAAAGACGTTGGCCAAAAAGGCGGCGTGTTAGACAAACACAACAACTATCTACAAGCGAAACAAGCGCTGTATGTGAACATCGCCAACCTTGCGGTCGAAGTAGACCAAGCTATGGCGGTATTAGATTCATTCAACGTAACCGCAGAACAACAACTTAACGCTTCACTGGCAGACGCGAGCAGCATTTACGACAAAGGCCTATTCAACGCAATTGCGATTGGTATTGTTGTTACGGTATTCGCAGCCGCAATTGGTTACCACATTGCACACAGTGTAAGAGAGCCATTAACTCGTATTCTAGGAACATTAGAAGGCCTAACTGAAGGCGATATGACTCAACGTATCGATATTCGTTATGACAACGAATTCAGCCGTGTGAGCCGTCACATCAACACCTTGGCCGACAACCTGCGCAATATCCTTGTAAAGCTGAATGACGCTTCAGATGACTTAACTAAGACGGCAAGCGTAAACCAGAAGACATCTTCTGAAACACAGGCTCAACTGAACAGCCAACGCGAACAAACGGCAACCGTCGCGACTGCGATGACAGAGATGTCTCATTCTGTGCAAGAAGTGGCGAACAGCGCGCAAAGCTCACTCACCATGGTTCAACAAGTAGAATCGGCTTCTGAATCTGGACGTCAGATCATGAACACCAACATCAGTACCATTAATCAGCTTGAGGTTCGCCTTACTGAATCAGTGGGTGCTGTAGGCGAGCTACAACAGATGAGTAGTCAAATTGGTTCAATCCTTGACGTAATTCGTGGCATTGCTGAACAAACCAACCTACTTGCACTTAATGCGGCAATCGAAGCAGCACGGGCTGGTGAACAAGGTCGTGGTTTTGCAGTCGTTGCCGATGAAGTGCGAGTGCTAGCGCAAAAGACCACTCAATCAACCTCTGAAATCGAGACCATGATCAGCAACCTACAATCAAGCTCGAAAACCGCAAGCAACGTGATTGAAAGTTGTATGAGCGATATGGACATGTCGGTTCAACAAGCTTCAAGCGCAAACAGTGCGATGGAAGAGATCCAAGCCCTGATTCTAGAGATTAGCCACATGAGTACACACATCTCTCAAGCAGCGGCTGAGCAGAGTGAAACGTCTGGTGATATCGCACGCAACATCGAAGACATCAACCACATCGCAGATAAGAGTTACCAAGCAATGTCTTCTATTGCGGAAGCAAGCCAAAACCTAACAATTCTGGCAAATCAGCAAGGTGATTTAGTACATCAGTTCAAACTATAG
- the hinT gene encoding purine nucleoside phosphoramidase, translating to MAEETIFSKIINKEIPADLLYQDDLVTAFRDINPRAPSHILIIPNKLIPTTNDVEVEDEAMMGRMFTVARKLAKKEGIAEDGYRLIVNCNSHGGQEVYHIHMHLVGGRPLGPLLMS from the coding sequence ATGGCTGAAGAAACCATTTTTAGTAAGATCATCAATAAAGAAATCCCAGCAGATCTACTATATCAAGACGATTTAGTAACCGCATTTCGCGATATTAACCCTCGCGCGCCAAGCCATATCCTCATCATCCCAAACAAGCTGATTCCGACAACCAACGATGTTGAAGTCGAAGATGAAGCGATGATGGGGCGCATGTTTACCGTTGCTCGCAAGTTAGCAAAAAAAGAAGGCATCGCAGAAGATGGCTATCGTCTTATCGTGAACTGTAACTCTCACGGTGGCCAAGAGGTTTATCATATTCACATGCACTTGGTTGGTGGCCGTCCACTTGGTCCCCTATTAATGAGCTAA